Proteins encoded together in one Papaver somniferum cultivar HN1 unplaced genomic scaffold, ASM357369v1 unplaced-scaffold_117, whole genome shotgun sequence window:
- the LOC113330110 gene encoding putative disease resistance RPP13-like protein 1 — MEMILSVIADAERRQVTEQAVRLWLRWLKNVAYVAEDTIDEFSYETTRRLLRGNNLKYRARDFFSSANPLAFRFKMARKIKHINKRLDEITKDTSRFYLQTTPASNTSVLLGESNEQRSRQTASYINDSEVIGWEDDKERIINMLTKVIPSSSKSSDRNSEQVSVISIVGMGGLGKTSLAQLVYKDKLVNNHFQQTMWVHVSEDFDVEKHLTKIMESSTLKKFDTLSNLDVLVRKVREQLNGKRYLLVLDDLWNEDAEQWEIFCNALVVGAQGSKILDDVATFKMHDLAEAVVGDHQCLVVKDTDQLENILEVRRLNLMLEEFSTSTKTFSNIKKLRTIIVFGRKYSFNINRLSSNKHLRILHLGDPCKRNSKKKYRKTLRTRQLRYLQISSIYLFGNFPFSRLYNLQTLVLSRCGHVQKHFKEIGSLKHLRHLDMSFSDIQELPDSVWSLHNLQTLDLNHCEKLTTLPDSATGLECLRFLDMSFTPIEKLPDFVTSLPSLRTLDVNTCKKLKTLPEYVAGLKNLRIFNFKGCPLLEALSEDFGGLSQLRYRS; from the coding sequence ATGGAAATGATCCTTTCCGTCATAGCTGATGCTGAAAGGAGGCAAGTGACAGAACAAGCTGTACGCCTTTGGCTTAGATGGCTGAAAAATGTTGCTTATGTTGCTGAGGATACGATAGATGAGTTCTCCTATGAAACCACGCGTCGGTTACTAAGGGGGAATAACTTGAAGTATAGGGCTCGTGATTTCTTCTCATCTGCCAACCCACTCGCATTTCGTTTCAAGATGGCAAGGAAAATCAAACATATCAATAAGAGGTTAGATGAAATTACCAAAGATACGAGTAGGTTTTACTTGCAAACTACACCTGCTAGTAACACTTCTGTTCTTCTTGGTGAAAGTAATGAGCAACGGAGCCGACAAACTGCGTCCTATATCAATGATTCGGAGGTTATAGGGTGGGAAGATGATAAGGAAAGAATAATAAATATGTTAACCAAAGTCATAccatcgtcatcaaaatcatctGATAGGAACTCGGAACAGGTCTCTGTCATTTCCATAGTGGGGATGGGGGGACTTGGTAAAACAAGTCTAGCCCAGCTCGTCTACAAAGATAAGTTGGTAAATAATCATTTTCAGCAAACAATGTGGGTCCATGTATCTGAAGATTTTGATGTGGAAAAGCACTTAACGAAAATTATGGAGTCCTCAACTCTTAAAAAGTTTGATACTTTATCAAACTTGGATGTACTAGTTCGTAAAGTTCGAGAACAACTAAATGGGAAGAGATATTTGCTAGTACTCGACGATTTATGGAACGAGGATGCTGAGCAATGGGAGATATTCTGCAATGCATTGGTCGTTGGAGCTCAAGGGAGTAAAATATTAGATGATGTGGCGACATTCAAGATGCATGATCTTGCCGAGGCGGTTGTCGGAGATCATCAATGCTTGGTTGTCAAGGATACTGATCAGTTGGAAAATATTCTTGAAGTTCGGCGCTTAAACTTAATGCTGGAAGAATTCTCAACAAGCACCAAAACCTTTAGCAATATAAAGAAGTTGCGGACGATTATCGTTTTTGGGCGGAAATACTCTTTCAATATCAACAGATTATCAAGTAATAAGCACCTGCGTATTCTACACTTGGGTGATCCGTGTAAAAGGAATTCGAAGAAAAAATATAGGAAGACTCTTAGGACAAGGCAATTAAGGTACCTCCAGATTTCCTCTATATATCTATTCGGTAATTTTCCCTTTAGTAGACTTTACAATTTGCAGACATTGGTGTTAAGTAGGTGTGGCCATGTTCAAAAGCATTTTAAAGAGATTGGATCTTTAAAACACTTGCGGCACCTTGATATGTCGTTTTCAGATATCCAAGAATTACCTGATTCTGTTTGGAGCCTCCACAATTTGCAAACATTAGATCTCAACCATTGTGAAAAGTTAACTACCTTACCCGACTCTGCCACTGGATTAGAGTGTCTAAGATTTCTTGATATGTCATTTACACCTATTGAAAAACTGCCTGATTTTGTTACTAGTCTCCCCAGTTTGCGAACACTAGATGTCAATACTTGTAAGAAATTAAAAACGTTACCCGAGTATGTGGCAGGTCTTAAGAATTTGAGGATATTTAATTTCAAAGGATGCCCATTACTAGAAGCATTATCAGAAGATTTTGGAGGTTTAAGTCAGTTAAGATATCGTAGCTAA
- the LOC113329410 gene encoding protein ORANGE, chloroplastic-like — protein MLSSGRITVLPLSSTNPRKTLPTVTIQSNSEFFKSRFFSWNCKRDLKWRAMAMEPDASSFLPSVDSDSAEKNVSGFCIIEGPETVEDFSKMQLQEIQDNIRSRRNKIFLHMEEVRRLRIQQRIRNTELGIVNDVQDSELPDFPSFIPFLPPLTSANLKVYYATCFSLIGGIMIFGGLLAPALELKLGIGGTSYEDFIRNMHLPLQLSQVDPIVASFSGGAVGVISALMVVEINNVKQQEHKRCKYCLGTGYLACARCISSGSLVLVDPKATLDGNDQPLSPPTTERCSNCSGAGKVMCPTCLCTGMAMASEHDPRIDPFD, from the exons ATGCTCTCTTCAGGTAGAATTACAGTACTTCCATTATCATCAACCAATCCAAGAAAAACACTTCCTACAGTAACAATTCAATCCAATTCAGAATTCTTTAAGTCGAGATTTTTTAGTTGGAACTGTAAACGGGATTTGAAATGGCGAGCTATGGCTATGGAACCCGATGCTTCTTCATTTCTTCCATCTGTTGATTCTGATTCTGCTGAAAAAAATGTTTCCGg ATTTTGTATCATTGAAGGGCCAGAAACAGTGGAAGATTTTTCGAAAATGCAATTACAGGAGATTCAGGATAACATCCGGAGTCGCCGTAATAAAATTTTTCTTCACATGGAAGAG GTTCGAAGGCTAAGAATACAACAGAGAATTAGAAACACTGAACTTGGGATCGTAAACGATGTGCAAGATAGCGAGCTACCTGATTTTCCATCATTTATTCCATTTTTGCCTCCTTTG ACCTCAGCAAATCTCAAGGTGTATTATGCGACTTGTTTCTCTCTTATTGGCGGGATTATGATCTTTGGCGGCCTTCTTGCCCCAGCT TTGGAGCTTAAATTGGGAATTGGGGGAACGTCATATGAAGATTTCATCCGCAATATGCATCTTCCATTGCAATTGAG CCAGGTTGATCCTATAGTGGCATCCTTCTCAGGAGGCGCAGTCGGCGTAATCTCAGCATTGATGGTGGTGGAAATAAACAATGTGAAACAACAAGAACACAAGAGATGCAAATATTGTCTAGGAACTG GATATCTTGCTTGTGCCCGCTGTATAAGCTCAGGATCTCTTGTTCTTGTTGATCCAAAAGCGACTCTTGACGGTAATGATCAGCCTTTGTCACCACCTACAACTGAGAGATGCTCAAACTGCTCAGGAGCTGGGAAA GTTATGTGTCCTACATGCCTATGTACTGGAATGGCAATGGCAAGCGAGCACGATCCAAGAATTGACCCATTCGACTAA